The following coding sequences lie in one Streptomyces xiamenensis genomic window:
- the rhaI gene encoding L-rhamnose isomerase, protein MTAPSAVKAALTTQSIETPSWAYGNSGTRFKVFAQQGVPRTPREKLDDAAQVHRFTGVAPTVALHIPWDTVDDYAGLAAYAGDLGLRLGAINSNVFQDDDYKLGSVTHPDAAVRRKALDHLLACVDIMDATGSRDLKLWFSDGTNYPGQDDIRLRQDRLAEALAAVYERLGDDQRMLLEYKFFEPAFYTTDVPDWGTAYAHCLKLGPKAQVVVDTGHHAPGTNIEFIVALLLREGKLGGFDFNSRFYADDDLMVGAADPFQLFRIMYEVVRGGGFTSDVAFMLDQCHNIEAKIPAIIRSVMNVQEATAKALLVDAAALAAAQTSGDVLGANAVLMDAYNTDVRPLLAELRQEQGLDPDPMGAYARSGWAERIVADRQGGQQAGWGA, encoded by the coding sequence ATGACCGCTCCATCCGCCGTCAAGGCGGCCCTGACCACGCAGTCCATCGAGACCCCGTCGTGGGCTTACGGAAACTCCGGCACCCGCTTCAAGGTGTTCGCGCAGCAGGGAGTGCCGCGCACCCCGCGGGAGAAGCTGGACGACGCCGCCCAGGTGCACCGGTTCACCGGTGTGGCGCCCACCGTGGCGCTGCACATCCCCTGGGACACGGTCGACGACTACGCCGGCCTCGCCGCGTACGCGGGCGATCTCGGGCTGCGGCTCGGCGCCATCAACTCCAACGTCTTCCAGGACGACGACTACAAGCTCGGCAGTGTCACCCACCCCGACGCCGCCGTGCGCCGCAAGGCCCTGGACCACCTCCTGGCCTGTGTCGACATCATGGACGCCACCGGCTCGCGGGATCTGAAGCTGTGGTTCTCCGACGGCACCAACTACCCGGGGCAGGACGACATCCGGCTGCGCCAGGACCGGCTCGCCGAGGCGCTGGCCGCGGTGTACGAGCGGCTCGGGGACGACCAGCGGATGCTGCTGGAGTACAAGTTCTTCGAGCCCGCCTTCTACACCACCGATGTCCCGGACTGGGGTACCGCGTACGCGCATTGCCTGAAGCTGGGCCCGAAGGCACAGGTGGTGGTGGACACCGGGCACCACGCCCCGGGCACCAACATCGAGTTCATCGTCGCGCTGCTGCTGCGCGAGGGGAAGCTGGGCGGCTTCGACTTCAACTCCCGCTTCTACGCCGACGACGACCTGATGGTGGGGGCGGCCGACCCCTTCCAGCTCTTCCGGATCATGTACGAGGTGGTGCGGGGCGGCGGCTTCACCAGCGACGTGGCCTTCATGCTCGACCAGTGCCACAACATCGAGGCGAAGATCCCCGCGATCATCCGCTCGGTGATGAACGTCCAGGAGGCGACCGCCAAGGCACTGCTGGTGGACGCGGCGGCCCTCGCGGCGGCGCAGACCTCCGGTGATGTGCTGGGCGCCAACGCCGTGCTGATGGACGCCTACAACACCGACGTCCGGCCGCTGCTGGCCGAACTGCGCCAGGAACAGGGACTCGACCCGGACCCGATGGGGGCCTACGCCCGCTCGGGCTGGGCCGAGCGCATCGTCGCCGACCGCCAGGGCGGTCAGCAGGCCGGATGGGGGGCCTGA